The following are encoded together in the Gasterosteus aculeatus chromosome 7, fGasAcu3.hap1.1, whole genome shotgun sequence genome:
- the proser1 gene encoding proline and serine-rich protein 1 isoform X2 has protein sequence MDKKSFDIVLDEIRKCVLTDQRIKAIEQVHGYFSSEQVMDILKYFSWAEPQIKAVKALQHKMVAIPTTKVANILNCFTFSKDRLIVLELIALNISDAQNFRPVEDLFRIHLSEKKRARRILEQVCKVGCKAPVAMISSCGMIPGNPYPKGRPSLVSGTFPGIPPVKKEAEKKDDTSNNFEGKGISARIIGPFKPFPSTYNPHRPVPYPIPPCRPHATIAPSYAKPGNPHNTTPGVNSGPLLIPHGSTPSTPVPPQASPAQPPPTTPITPVFPGMVPSHNPNAPSHSPAPSPSVIKAGPQTPSGHVTPTPSSVIKAHTPSGTPCGTPVPGSGGFSPSPFHAVSRPGTPASGRGGQDPLSQTTQQRGFSQSTDHQSGPVHHGMGNASGSVIRSYTPSGQSAPVIPSCSTPGPSPKPSPAHSGQIHAAMAAAGVLNRHSGGSNSGSNSPVPSAFKGTSRSGTPSVGSYVVQGSAQAALARSLGLSHPSGSAQVSLSSPVALSGFQALSSSPSPSHYPGLSPFSSLSSSLPPSSMQSSMSAMPPTTNMSNHPPTSIYSGLGPNSASGAASPFGLGLTSAASLFPGLPPGASPTGFPGLGVSGGHGTGSPVLSSFMGLQGASSASVASVSPLQAAAAAAAAAAVAGVPSSSPVLPGFASAFSSNFQPGLSSGLQPPGSSGFPGLLSFPGVPGFSPSASPAALGGLHNQAMQSALLQAHPQSALDGFPPQPNSFTNYPPGPGNPFPLQPGLHPQLGWQ, from the exons ATGGATAAGAAATCCTTTGACATAGTCTTGGATGAAATAAGAAAG TGCGTGCTGACCGATCAACGGATCAAAGCCATAGAGCAGGTGCACGGGTATTTCTCCAGTGAGCAG GTGATGGATATACTGAAATATTTCTCATGGGCAGAGCCACAGATCAAAGCAGTTAAAGCTCTGCAGCAT AAAATGGTTGCAATCCCTACAACCAAAGTTGCAAACATCCTGAATTGCTTCACTTTCTCAAAGGACAGACTGATTGTCCTGGAACTAATTGCTTT GAACATTTCAGATGCCCAAAATTTTCGTCCTGTGGAAGATCTGTTTCGCATACACCTGTCAGAGAAAAAGCGAGCTCGCAGGATACTGGAGCAA GTATGTAAGGTTGGCTGCAAGGCTCCTGTAGCCATGATCTCCTCCTGCGGTATGATACCAGGAAATCCCTACCCTAAAGGTAGACCCAGCCTCGTCAGCGGCACATTTCCT GGAATTCCTCCAGTaaagaaagaagcagaaaagaaaGATGACACTTCTAACAATTTTGAGGGGAAAGGAATTTCCGCTCGCATCATTGGACCTTTCAAACCA TTTCCGTCGACCTACAACCCTCATCGGCCTGTGCCCTACCCTATACCCCCGTGCCGACCCCACGCCACCATCGCACCAA GTTACGCCAAACCAGGCAATCCGCACAACACCACCCCTGGAGTCAACAGCGGACCCCTCCTCATTCCTCATGGGTCCACGCCTTCTACCCCCGTCCCACCGCAAGCTTCTCCTGCTCAGCCACCTCCCACCACTCCCATCACGCCGGTGTTCCCCGGCATGGTTCCCTCTCACAACCCCAATGCCCCGTCTCACTCCCCGGCACCGTCCCCATCCGTGATCAAAGCGGGCCCGCAGACGCCCAGCGGCCACGTCACGCCAACACCCTCGTCTGTCATTAAAGCCCACACGCCTTCAGGCACCCCGTGTGGGACTCCCGTCCCCGGCAGCGGGGGCTTCTCCCCTTCCCCCTTCCATGCCGTCTCCCGGCCGGGCACCCCCGCTTCCGGCCGCGGCGGCCAGGACCCTTTATCTCAGACGACTCAGCAGAGGGGCTTCTCTCAGTCCACAGATCACCAGTCGGGACCCGTCCACCACGGCATGGGTAACGCCTCCGGGTCAGTGATCCGGAGCTACACCCCCTCTGGACAATCGGCTCCAGTTATTCCCAGCTGTTCCACCCCGGGTCCCAGTCCCAAACCCTCCCCGGCTCATTCGGGACAAATTCACGCAGCTATGGCCGCGGCCGGAGTGCTGAACAGGCACAGCGGGGGCAGCAACAGTGGCAGCAACAGCCCGGTGCCCTCTGCTTTCAAGGGCACGTCCCGCTCCGGCACCCCCTCCGTCGGCTCTTACGTGGTGCAAGGCTCCGCCCAGGCCGCCCTGGCCCGTTCCTTGGGCCTGTCGCACCCCTCGGGCTCGGCTCAAGTCTCGCTCTCCAGTCCCGTCGCCCTCAGCGGCTTCCAAGCTCTGTCGTCCAGCCCCTCGCCCTCCCATTATCCCGGCctgtcccccttctcctccctctcatcctcCCTGCCGCCATCCTCCATGCAGTCGTCCATGTCCGCGATGCCCCCCACTACCAACATGTCTAACCACCCACCGACCTCCATCTACTCGGGCCTGGGCCCCAACTCCGCCTCCGGTGCGGCCTCTCCTTTCGGGCTGGGGCTCACCTCTGCCGCCTCGTTGTTCCCGGGCCTTCCTCCCGGCGCTAGCCCCACTGGTTTCCCAGGGTTGGGGGTTTCGGGAGGGCACGGTACCGGCAGCCCCGTACTGTCTTCTTTTATGGGCCTGCAAGGCGCCTCTTCGGCTTCAGTGGCGTCGGTGTCGCCActgcaggcggcggcggcggctgcagcggcggcggccgTAGCCGGGGTTCCGTCATCGTCGCCAGTTTTGCCTGGCTTTGCGTCTGCTTTCAGCTCCAACTTCCAGCCGGG GTTGAGCAGTGGACTCCAGCCTCCGGGAAGCAGCGGGTTCCCCGGCTTGCTTTCCTTCCCCGGGGTGCCGGGCTTCTCTCCCTCGGCCTCTCCTGCTGCCCTCGGTGGCCTCCACAACCAAGCCATGCAGTCTGCCCTCCTGCAG GCTCATCCCCAATCTGCGCTGGACGGCTTCCCCCCTCAGCCCAACAGTTTTACCAACTACCCACCCGGCCCAGGAAACCCCTTTCCCCTTCAGCCAGGCCTGCACCCGCAGTTGGGTTGGCAGTGA
- the proser1 gene encoding proline and serine-rich protein 1 isoform X1: protein MDKKSFDIVLDEIRKCVLTDQRIKAIEQVHGYFSSEQVMDILKYFSWAEPQIKAVKALQHKMVAIPTTKVANILNCFTFSKDRLIVLELIALNISDAQNFRPVEDLFRIHLSEKKRARRILEQVCKVGCKAPVAMISSCGMIPGNPYPKGRPSLVSGTFPGIPPVKKEAEKKDDTSNNFEGKGISARIIGPFKPFPSTYNPHRPVPYPIPPCRPHATIAPSAYNNAGLVSVGGVITTSVAPPPYSSTHKVAGYAKPGNPHNTTPGVNSGPLLIPHGSTPSTPVPPQASPAQPPPTTPITPVFPGMVPSHNPNAPSHSPAPSPSVIKAGPQTPSGHVTPTPSSVIKAHTPSGTPCGTPVPGSGGFSPSPFHAVSRPGTPASGRGGQDPLSQTTQQRGFSQSTDHQSGPVHHGMGNASGSVIRSYTPSGQSAPVIPSCSTPGPSPKPSPAHSGQIHAAMAAAGVLNRHSGGSNSGSNSPVPSAFKGTSRSGTPSVGSYVVQGSAQAALARSLGLSHPSGSAQVSLSSPVALSGFQALSSSPSPSHYPGLSPFSSLSSSLPPSSMQSSMSAMPPTTNMSNHPPTSIYSGLGPNSASGAASPFGLGLTSAASLFPGLPPGASPTGFPGLGVSGGHGTGSPVLSSFMGLQGASSASVASVSPLQAAAAAAAAAAVAGVPSSSPVLPGFASAFSSNFQPGLSSGLQPPGSSGFPGLLSFPGVPGFSPSASPAALGGLHNQAMQSALLQAHPQSALDGFPPQPNSFTNYPPGPGNPFPLQPGLHPQLGWQ from the exons ATGGATAAGAAATCCTTTGACATAGTCTTGGATGAAATAAGAAAG TGCGTGCTGACCGATCAACGGATCAAAGCCATAGAGCAGGTGCACGGGTATTTCTCCAGTGAGCAG GTGATGGATATACTGAAATATTTCTCATGGGCAGAGCCACAGATCAAAGCAGTTAAAGCTCTGCAGCAT AAAATGGTTGCAATCCCTACAACCAAAGTTGCAAACATCCTGAATTGCTTCACTTTCTCAAAGGACAGACTGATTGTCCTGGAACTAATTGCTTT GAACATTTCAGATGCCCAAAATTTTCGTCCTGTGGAAGATCTGTTTCGCATACACCTGTCAGAGAAAAAGCGAGCTCGCAGGATACTGGAGCAA GTATGTAAGGTTGGCTGCAAGGCTCCTGTAGCCATGATCTCCTCCTGCGGTATGATACCAGGAAATCCCTACCCTAAAGGTAGACCCAGCCTCGTCAGCGGCACATTTCCT GGAATTCCTCCAGTaaagaaagaagcagaaaagaaaGATGACACTTCTAACAATTTTGAGGGGAAAGGAATTTCCGCTCGCATCATTGGACCTTTCAAACCA TTTCCGTCGACCTACAACCCTCATCGGCCTGTGCCCTACCCTATACCCCCGTGCCGACCCCACGCCACCATCGCACCAA GTGCGTACAACAACGCAGGCCTTGTTTCTGTGGGAGGGGTTATAACAACCAGCGTGGCCCCTCCCCCCTACAGCTCCACCCACAAAGTAGCAG GTTACGCCAAACCAGGCAATCCGCACAACACCACCCCTGGAGTCAACAGCGGACCCCTCCTCATTCCTCATGGGTCCACGCCTTCTACCCCCGTCCCACCGCAAGCTTCTCCTGCTCAGCCACCTCCCACCACTCCCATCACGCCGGTGTTCCCCGGCATGGTTCCCTCTCACAACCCCAATGCCCCGTCTCACTCCCCGGCACCGTCCCCATCCGTGATCAAAGCGGGCCCGCAGACGCCCAGCGGCCACGTCACGCCAACACCCTCGTCTGTCATTAAAGCCCACACGCCTTCAGGCACCCCGTGTGGGACTCCCGTCCCCGGCAGCGGGGGCTTCTCCCCTTCCCCCTTCCATGCCGTCTCCCGGCCGGGCACCCCCGCTTCCGGCCGCGGCGGCCAGGACCCTTTATCTCAGACGACTCAGCAGAGGGGCTTCTCTCAGTCCACAGATCACCAGTCGGGACCCGTCCACCACGGCATGGGTAACGCCTCCGGGTCAGTGATCCGGAGCTACACCCCCTCTGGACAATCGGCTCCAGTTATTCCCAGCTGTTCCACCCCGGGTCCCAGTCCCAAACCCTCCCCGGCTCATTCGGGACAAATTCACGCAGCTATGGCCGCGGCCGGAGTGCTGAACAGGCACAGCGGGGGCAGCAACAGTGGCAGCAACAGCCCGGTGCCCTCTGCTTTCAAGGGCACGTCCCGCTCCGGCACCCCCTCCGTCGGCTCTTACGTGGTGCAAGGCTCCGCCCAGGCCGCCCTGGCCCGTTCCTTGGGCCTGTCGCACCCCTCGGGCTCGGCTCAAGTCTCGCTCTCCAGTCCCGTCGCCCTCAGCGGCTTCCAAGCTCTGTCGTCCAGCCCCTCGCCCTCCCATTATCCCGGCctgtcccccttctcctccctctcatcctcCCTGCCGCCATCCTCCATGCAGTCGTCCATGTCCGCGATGCCCCCCACTACCAACATGTCTAACCACCCACCGACCTCCATCTACTCGGGCCTGGGCCCCAACTCCGCCTCCGGTGCGGCCTCTCCTTTCGGGCTGGGGCTCACCTCTGCCGCCTCGTTGTTCCCGGGCCTTCCTCCCGGCGCTAGCCCCACTGGTTTCCCAGGGTTGGGGGTTTCGGGAGGGCACGGTACCGGCAGCCCCGTACTGTCTTCTTTTATGGGCCTGCAAGGCGCCTCTTCGGCTTCAGTGGCGTCGGTGTCGCCActgcaggcggcggcggcggctgcagcggcggcggccgTAGCCGGGGTTCCGTCATCGTCGCCAGTTTTGCCTGGCTTTGCGTCTGCTTTCAGCTCCAACTTCCAGCCGGG GTTGAGCAGTGGACTCCAGCCTCCGGGAAGCAGCGGGTTCCCCGGCTTGCTTTCCTTCCCCGGGGTGCCGGGCTTCTCTCCCTCGGCCTCTCCTGCTGCCCTCGGTGGCCTCCACAACCAAGCCATGCAGTCTGCCCTCCTGCAG GCTCATCCCCAATCTGCGCTGGACGGCTTCCCCCCTCAGCCCAACAGTTTTACCAACTACCCACCCGGCCCAGGAAACCCCTTTCCCCTTCAGCCAGGCCTGCACCCGCAGTTGGGTTGGCAGTGA
- the vps36 gene encoding vacuolar protein-sorting-associated protein 36 — translation MDRFSWSNGLLEINETLVIQQRGIRLYDGDDKAKLDSGVALLSTHRLIWRDVKNHECCIAMPLSQIVFFEEQAAGIGKSAKIIIHLHATPANKEPGPYQHSKYSFIKLSFKEHGQIEFHRRLTEEMTQKRWESTPASQPIPTATGSQTGRTRAVGIVGIERKIEEKRKETDKNISEAFEDLSKLMVKAKEMVELSRSIANKIKDKQGNITEDETIRFKSYLLSMGIADPVTRETHGSGTHYHMQLAKQLGDMLQVPLEERGGMMALTEVYCLVNRARGMELLSPEDLVNACKVFESLKLPLRLRVFDSGVMVVQLQSHSEEEMISSALDNVSEKGSLTAEEFAKLLGLSVLLSKERLLLAEKMGHLCTDDSVEGLRFYPNLF, via the exons ATGGACCGCTTTTCATGGTCAAATGGTCTCCTGGAAATAAACGAAACTTTAGTGATCCAGCAGCGAGGTATCAGGCTGTATGACGGCGATGATAAG GCTAAGCTTGACAGCGGGGTTGCCTTGTTGAGCACCCATCGGTTGATCTGGAGGGACGTTAAAAACCAT GAATGCTGCATAGCCATGCCCCTGTCACAGATCGTCTTCTTTGAGGAGCAGGCTGCAGGAATAGGAAAGAG TGCAAAAATAATTATCCACCTGCATGCAACACCTGCCAACAAGGAACCAGGTCCCTACCAACATAGCAAGTACTCCTTCATCAAGCTGTCCTTCAAAGAACACGGACAGATCGAG TTTCACAGGAGGCTAACGGAAGAAATGACTCAGAAGAGATGGGAAAGTACGCCGGCTTCTCAACCCATCCCCACAGCAACCGGATCTCAG ACAGGAAGAACACGTGCCGTTGGAATTGTTGGCATTGAGAGGAAGatagaggagaagaggaaagaaacgGACAAAAATATCTCTGAG GCCTTTGAGGATCTCAGTAAGCTGATGGTGAAG GCCAAGGAGATGGTGGAGCTTTCCAGATCTATAGCCAACAAGATCAAAGACAAGCAGGGAAACATTACAGAAGATGAG ACCATCCGGTTTAAGTCCTATCTGCTGAGTATGGGTATTGCTGACCCCGTTACCAGGGAAACGCATGGATCAGGTACACATTACCATATGCAGCTAGCTAAGCAGCTGGGAGATATGCTGCAGGTTCCTCTGGAG GAGCGCGGGGGTATGATGGCTCTCACTGAGGTCTACTGTCTCGTCAACCGTGCTCGAGGGATGGAG CTTTTATCTCCGGAAGATTTGGTCAACGCCTGCAAGGTGTTTGAGTCGTTGAAGCTCCCATTGAG ACTACGTGTGTTTGACAGCGGCGTGATGGTGGTCCAGCTGCAATCTCACAGCGAAGAGGAAATGATATCCTCAGCGCTGGACAAT gtgTCCGAAAAAGGCTCGTTGACGGCAGAGGAGTTTGCGAAGCTCTTGGGTCTCTCCGTACTTCTCTCTAAAGAACG GCTGCTGCTGGCTGAGAAGATGGGCCACCTGTGTACAGACGACTCTGTGGAGGGTTTAAGATTCTACCCGAACCTCTTTTGA